AGAAGAGGGCGCTTTATAATCTTGGATGGCATgacgttttgttttgaaatctaAATTTGAACATTGAtgttaaggtaggtccatacttttgaaaatcgcgccaattcatatgacgcatacggaagttgcggaggttgttttgaattccagaatggtttccgatacgccagacatcacacttggatattttttcaataggtgaaaattgtctacatataacattgaatgtttaaaatcattaaataaatcaaataaagcagtgaagtgaaaattatatgctatctttgaggtttttgcggtccctatcgtaaatgggaatggatttttaaacaccggaagtcccgttcgtcgctataaatcataagacgggacccggccggaccgaaatttccggaattctaaaaaaatcgcatacggatttcctttaaaacacacaatttggagaatatcataaaaacaaacagacataaaccagatataatatcacaaaaacgtatgaaactgatgtggaatggtttttttttgcggcatgattttcaaaaaatagtcaaatataacccatcttagcactggatgaaatgggggtagggttgcgagttacaaaacttcaagcttacaaaattgtgaagttttgatcgaggaccccgtgtttttttatgatatttgaaaaacataattacttgggcatatcatatacaaatattgtgaaattgacatgggttttcatttcctttttggcctattcattgatttttacgggcgaaaatatggcaaaacatggtAATTACGTAAAGAAACGGTCatgggaaataacaaaaattagttagcatttgtaaaaataaaatagttttgtatattgttctatcgtaagaaatttaggacataaaatcaacaggatcgaggactacattcaccctaatattacagaaaacataattttatgaatttttctattttcggtcagcaaaatttgcatggatggtatatttcaagctcaaatatctcaaaaagtagttcgagaacacccatttatctttacagatttgaaattctactaatgaaaaatgcaagaaaataagacctgttagaaaaaaaacatgggTTTTTCCAAAAGTATCACATTTGATTTATTgctcaaaataaaattgaaaacagaTAAATAGAAAACTCAAAATTGAACCTGAAGAGTAAACGTTTTATGTTAGAAAAGGTGGCACTTAAAAACTGAAAATggaaatgtttaaatcaaaacttagtagataacataatacactataaAAATTGGcacttaaaatttgaaatagaaaacTAATTCTTTAGACACAAATGTTAACATAATGAATCATAATTGTTAGCCATATTACCCTCCATAAAACTACAGTTGAATTTATCCTCATTTgggaaaataaacaaaaatagataaaaataaatattttctaattcACGATGGCAATATGTATTATGTGTGTTATCTACCCAAGTCGAATTAATGGTCACCTGGGAATTGATAATTGTCTTCTTTATAAAAAAACCTTAATGTAGTATTTCATACAATATCGTGcttctgaaataaaataagtacaCTGCtgctatacaatatacaatgcgTATACTATAGGGATCGAGCTATGCTTACCATTCTACAGTGGACCTGTGCGTGGAAGTCACAGCTACTCCAACTTTCATAAGAGACGACTCATTTACGATAAAAATTCTAATTTCATTAACATTTCGACCAAATGTTTCCCGTAAATACACACGATATACTGGTATTTAATGCGGAGAGAATGTCGATTTGTCTCTGGGcgaataatatttatttatagattaGAATGATATCGAGTGTCGACACGTTAGGTAGGGGATTCCCCTGTGTGGATAATGTCTATTTATAGCGTTATATGAGTCATTGTAAATACTCTACGCTGTTGGCGCCATGTCATCGAACATtgaaatgtatataagataGTACAAGGTAAGTTAAACTTAATTACATTCGGACAGCAGGACATAGACGTCAATAAAGTGCTGATTTCATAGGACTATCGAATAAATATGGAAACGTAAGTACCTAAGTCCGTTATAATCACGAAAAGTTCTTAAAATTACGCATATTTGTACGTTTTATTTGTCACATGTAACTTCAGAATTGGAAAATGTGAAATGATATTGACGTTAATCGAGCCctaattaagatatatattgttACCATGCGTGggtaacaataaaaaaaaaatgatgatttatttatacattcCTTTTCGTCCCGACACCCGCACTTTTTGTCATTCTTTATATAATCATTCGTttacattattgtataccatatttatcattttgatgTATGAGGTGTTAATTTCCATCACACAATGGTGGATGGAGGTATACATTGCAGAGTTTATGTAGATTTCAGTTAATCAAGTTAACACAGATTGACGTCTTCAAATGCATAATCTTGTGGTATTTTAAATACCATGGTCAAGATGGATCCCGCCTTTACTTAGTGTTTTGCCTGTGTTATATAAGTTTTGAGTTAAGAATTATGCAACCATTTAAGTAATtaacttttacaattattttttatttattattatatttgtgtttgaaatatttctgataaaatatatctttttttaagtTGTACATCAAATTACTAGATAATTGTGACATTATCCTTAAGGCCTTAACTTAAACAACCCTTGGAAAATAATAACCAAAAATAATATTCCAGTTTGCGGAGACTGAAAATTGCCATCCGATATTCTACGTCTTTTCTCGCATGTCCTATATTTTTTTACAGCGAATATGACTACCTATTTAAATACCTCCTGATCGGGGACTCTGGTGTAGGGAAGTCTTGCCTGTTACTGAGATTCGCAGTAAGTTTACACAAATAACAGTGCTAAACATTAGActgtaaaacaatttatattcgCGGGCAATCAAATTTCAAGGACAAACAGAAATCGCGAAAATTCATCGCCGCAACAATGTACCAGTGATAACCGCAAATTTTAGTCGCCGTGAAAATagtttggtttacagtatcttAACAGATATTGTCAAGAAATGTCAAAGTCTGTACTTGATAATATTTATTGATAAGTTTATTTCACAGACAAAAAGTATTAAAGAATATAAAAGTAATACTAAATATAATGAATCATTATACAATTTGTACTGTACTTTTGTCTAGTACCAGGTTTAATTACGATAACGATAGTTACTACAAAGTTCAAGGATGAGGAAGATACAGAGCAAATGGTCTAATTCGTCAAATATATGAAATGTTCCGTTATAACTAACatagtatatattttatattgtgttCTAGGATGACGTGTTCTCAGAAACATACATCTCCACCATTGGAGTTGACTTCgtaagtataaataatatttcatttcataatgaATGCAATTTATGTATCTCCAGATAATATATGATTCCACTTGCTAAGGGTATTCAGAACGATCCTGTCCTAGAAAATGAaaacccttggctagcgaaatTGTATATTATcctatttgatttaattttcgGGCTGAGTGTCGGCTTCACTTTACTTCAAAATAACTATATGGTACGATATAAGGGTCCTTTTATATCATTTCGTGAACATATAGCTAGCTTTGAATGAATCGTATAAAACAGACTGCTGTCAATGATATTAATAAACATGTCGATCAAATAAGGTTTAAGACTTGGGTTATTGATCAATAAGAATAGGAggatatattacatttaattgttGAATGATGATTTGATTTTACAGAAAATCCGAACAGTAGACCTTGATAACAAAGTGGTGCGGTTACAaatagtaagtaaatatatgtaatatatgtgtatgttaTGTTGGGCAGCTGGTTGGAGGTTATGATAGGGTCATCAGaattcaaattttgatttaCGTATCACAACCATTTATGGGTAAAAAATATTAAGTGCTGTACAGCATTAAAAATTCCTTTgcacaatttaatattttcttatCTAACGTTTAACACAAATTGTTCAGTATTTTTAAGCCTTTGTTACATTAGTCCTTTAACAAGCTTTCATTGTATATCTTGTAGAATAACTTATTTACTATAGAAACATATCACCATTGTCTACACTTCACATACGTGTCTAAAGATAATATAACACAATACTTAGAATAGCGCTTATGTATTTACAGTGGGACACGGCAGGACAAGAAAGATTTAAAACCATTACAGCATCGTTCTACCGTGGATCGCACGGGATTATGCTTGTCTATGACGTCAGTGACATGGTAAGTAAAACAGAGAAtatcatgtatattgtatatgacgTCACTGATATGGTACGTGGATGAAGAATATCATGCATGTAAAGTCACTGATGTAGATGGTATAGAGAATAGCATGTATATGACGTCATTGATATGATAGGTGATATAgagaatatcatatttcataccATATTACTTTAATTTTTTAACGTTTCTAACGGATGCTATTTACGATATGGAAAaccataatatacatgtaaaatttcaaattgatcCAATTATTCCAAATAAGTGAAATTACTACTGTTTATATCAGGAACCACATATTTTTCCACAGATgcttatattttattaatattttttgtggGTACCAGGAGTCATTTCAGAACATAGGGATGTGGGTTGAGGAGGCTAAAAAGTACGGAGGTTCTGATGCTACTATGATACTAGTGGGGAACAAGTCAGACATGACAACCAAACGGACCGTGACGTACGAAATGGGCAAGGTAAGAATGTTCTGTCGATTCAATGACAAATTACTCAGTGTTAcggtatataaatacaaaacaaacaaggtGTTACGAATGCTCGCCCTTAAGATGCATGTGGTTTTATTGTCCTATTATTCCTTCAAAGATCTCTGTAAAAatctatatttgttatatttgtttgtctgcAACCTTTTATTACGATTCCATATGAACGTTATGTGCGTTTGTTATGGGTTTGACgactaaaaaaaatacaaaaccaAATGATACAATACAAAACCAAATGATATAGCCAAGTTTTTCGCTTTTTGATGCAATCACTTTTCAATATGCGACCTTTGGAATGCTGTCCGATATTTTACCCATGCAAGTGCAATACGTACTGGATAGATACAGGTATGAATATTCTATTCAACTAACAGTTAAATAATACTTAAATAATACTTTTCAGGAATATGCTGACAGACTAGGCATTCCGTTCATGGAGACCAGTGCTAAACAATCTACCAACGTTGAAACAACCTTTCTAACAATGGCATCTGAACTGAAAACCAAATTAGTTGACAGTCGATTAGACCCCATAGTTGGTCCGACAGTGCGTCTCAGGAACAGCTCGCCAGTCAACACTAAGTCGAACGGACCTTGCGCGTGTTAACATAGAAAACAAGAACAAGAAAACGATCACAGTTCCCCTGATCGTGGAAGTGCATCTGACACTGATGTTTGCAAGAAATATCTGTGATACAAACAAATAGAAAATGTGACCACATTTAACAGAAAATATATGtaacataatccgcctgataccCTCATTGATCTCACCGATGTATATGTCACACGTGTAATTGGGCGCTTTGCATTGACTGTGTCAGGCAGAAaatatattatgacgtcattgaaCAAAAGATTTCGCAAAATGATGTCAAATTCTAAATGTGCAATGAGGCTGTTTTGTCGTGCTATGtacatatttcatgttatttaacattttttcccCTTGAACTTGATAAGTATAGATTTGTTTCTTACATTTATATCTGCCAATACTCGGAAGCAAGTTGTTTATCTAAAGTttttttattactattatttttcaatatttttgttattgtgtTGGTTCTATTCATTTAACAAGTTAAATACTAAGGAAAAAATTGTAGTAGTTTCATCTTGTACATACTTATATATGAAAACATACAACGTAGTCCATTATTTTAAATCGCTGCCTCCGCTAGGGCCTATGACTGCTTAGTTTGAATCGAATGAGAGGTGATGTGCGGCTAGTATTCATCAAGATtacgtacattgtatttttgtaCAGAAGTATGCAGTAATTTTGTTATGAATAAGTTGTGTTTAAATACCTACAAGATATTCCTAAATTGATTAAAATCAGGGCAcggtttcatgaacattccttaacatTAATTTCCAAATAGGGAAACATTACACAAGTTAAGGAAACTTTTTAAACTAAGACACCTATTAATCTGCAATACTTTATACTTTCCTACTtgaaagttagatatttctttaagttaaggaatgttcatgaaactgggtgAAGGCTCGTCGTCGGAGCAGAGACGAAATGGCAGAGAcaaagatatgattttaatgatTCATGTGTGCcaaatattagttttttttcGTCTGCTGTTTTCTACACCATCATACAATAAGTGTTTGTAAAACGTATGTTTATGTCAATGCATGATTGagttaattacaattaaaatgaaatggtttatatgaatatattgtattttacaaatatcatttttataaataaagcATCACGAATAATTACATTGtggatattttcaatttaaCTAACGAAAATATCTGGTTATTGTACGTGCTTCTGAATTGGGAAAATATGTTTTGCATTTAGATATAGTATGTATTGGtgattccgtctttgcatattacagagttgcctccctttggGTTGGTATCCTTTGTGATAGCATCATTTTGGGAGAAATATTCACGTAGTTTTCTCTTAAAAGAATGACGTTAtgctcgtaaacacatgacgtaacaatcaatacctacccgcgaGGCCAGATAATTATAATATGAAAACATAGAATAGCAATATGTTAGAAGCtatcaataaatcaaattaaaaaacaaaattaaatgtcaTAAGGGATAACgcatatttgaaaataacatttaaagaaaatttttgcaaaaaatattttatataaggtGGATATCCTTATTAGGTGTTTTTCAGATGCATCACTCAAAATTCATGTTATCGTTTGGATAAAAGGAAACTCGGCAACTTACGCTTGGATATTCGATGAAATAATTGCTCCCCTTACTGCAAAgctttagttttattttagggTAAAAGTGTccgattaataattttgtaattagaAACATTTCCACACTTTAATATCTAAATCGTCGTgagtttttttttcacaaatctTTATGATGTTCGAAACAATAGTAATACTTGGAGCATAACTGATTGTCCGAAGGTAAGAACTTACCACAAAGGATTTCTCCGGTATTGGTTAcggtcagaaaacatttttacttgaTGAATGAAATGCCCTTGCtttgaaaaatatgttaatGGGTGTATATGGTCCATCGTGGGTTAACGTTGAAGCTTTGGGACGTGTATATAATTGTTCCGTGAATCAAAagcaatacatatatatcacaaatGATTCATTATTCAAAGGCCCAAGTACAAACACCAATATCAAACACCCATAGGCATTCACGTCCGAGGGGTTAAGATAACCGTTATATTTTTCCGTAATGACCTTGTTTGAAGAGCTATAATTAAGTGATTCTTGGTATCTAAGCGATGCACGTGAGGTCAAGCTGGTGGGTTGATTAATCAAGGTCATATCTCACTTGGTCCATTTAGGTGAAAGGGGGCTTAGCGACTTCTAACAAAAACAGCATCTACggtttttgaaattatagtttATTGGAGAATGATCTACACCTGTTACTCCGACAGATATATATTAAAGACTAACAAGTATGACGAATGCAGATCTACTTGTATTTGGACTACAAATCCGTGAAAGGTGAAGAAATTAGGGACGTTTAACTCTATTCACATTTATTTGGTCTCGTCCTTGGCCTGGTTTAGTGGATGAAAGcttaaatttatcatttttcaagtctctgtttttgttagttttaGCATGAGAAACCTTTAAAACACATTCTGACAGACTGTCTGTCTTCAGAAAACGCTAATGTTGTATTTGACGGTATTCTATTTCTAAATATTCTGATTCAATATGAATCTTCAATATATTGACCTTAATGGTTAAAACTCCTTATCCGTATCTCAAATGAATTATTCGCCGCTAAAAGCAGTGacaaattattattataccGGACTAGTTCTCCAGAGATGCCTTACATTCCAATCCAATAGTTAACTGAATTTAGAATAAATGTGTCGATGCAGTATTCTTAGTAATCCCAGAACAGTCCCAGAATCTCATGATAAACAACCCATTACTTTTGCATTGTTTCTATCCTTCTCTATTGGTGGATAATTTAACCTTGATTGTTACAAGCATTTTGATTTGCTTGAAAATTAtgttatcagcccataaagccAACAATAACATTGCCGTTTGTAACGTCAGTTTCCGTTGGTTGATAGGTATCGAGATAATACCTTAGAGAAAGgagatttaaagatttaaagaaTTAAAGTGGAAATGCATTTGAAAAGATTAAATTATAAGGTGTTTCATGATATGGAGATAAAGCACAGCAATCTGAGAGTACTCTCATTGTAGAAGAAACTTagagttttgtgttatatctccataacataaattatattaaagTTAATCGTTAATAACACTTGGAATGAGATAACATCATATCGTTGATGTTCGATACATATTACATGGTGCTGTTACAAAggtatattgttttaatgtaaacattatattttatacGACATCACAGCGCAGTTTACCATAAccgaaaaaaaccaacatttaAGATATTGGTAAAACCATTGAAATCAACCGAGAATTAGGGATTATGTTTAACGCTTCGATGGTTATATCGATTTCACCAATACTGCTTTATATTATATCTCACAGTTGTTACCATTCTACTGAACTCAGCATGTAATGGGACAGCTCTGTTTTAGtcgaaaataaaattgtatctCAATTGGTTGGAATAAATGTGACTTCATGATTTTGCTATCTCACtatcaaaatatacaatatcTTCGATGATCACCAGGCCTGCCCTTCGTTTTATATCTGAAATGGACAAAGTTGCAATACATGAAAGCGTATGATAGCTGATGAATCAATGAGAGTACACTGTATAACATCAGAGCTTAACATGACCTTCATTGAGTAATAAGGCCTATATGTCTCCGGGCTATTCTTTACTTTCAAAACTTATCACTTTTGTGACATCTTACAGTGACATCTTACAGTAAACCATTAGATATTTCCGGTTTAAGCAGACATTATCAAACTTAAGGACTAATTTAGCGACAAATATATCCGTCAACAGATAATGgacatgtaaaaatgtaaaaaagatAAGGGTCCTAAAAAGTGTATGCTTTGACGCAATAAATCAGTGATTGCTCCAAACATATGTTTACATATCACGTTTGTATTGTTCTATCAATCACTGTTCCCTATTGTTATCTTCATGTTTCGGACGTCCGGTAAGTGAATATGTTATGTAATGTGAAAGATACGAGAGAGaagtataaaacaatacatacatCATACTGACAAACAGATAGAACGAAATAATCATATACTGTCGTGCTGACTTTctaaataatatattgtattacCTTTGTATACCGTACATCTGTTTCGATCTTCATATGATATTCTCATCATTACGCGTTGAATTCATGCTTAAGTAATATTTCAGCTTAATTGGATTTAAAAATgatgcaaaaaaataataaaaacaattttcaaatataccttttgaaaaacaaaaagtgCAGGTATTTAACTGTaccaacaaaaaaatatttgattcatgtGTGTGTTGTAGAATATGGAGTGTTTGATGAGCATTTGTTGAGAAGTAACAAGGGAGTAGGAGACAGAATAGAAAACTATTACGTAAACGTGGATCTTATAATTAAAGATCCCTTGTCAAACCCAAAACAAATATCAGCAAAATGAAACCTAATTGTTGCAAATAGTTCGTAAACAATTTTCTGAACGAGAAACCCAAACAGGCACATTTCATATTCATTTCCCCGTTTCTCAGGGGAGGTTGCATGAAATAGATATACGTCGTTATCTATGAATTATCACAGTGCAACGGATCGAATTAGAACAATTAAGCATTAAAGAGTCTTCTTATGGCCCAACGCTTTaactattatataaataattctgTTTACTgtgtgtataaatatacatgcacTGTGATATGGATCTCCTTCGAGTCGTTCGCGCTACACAGTTACGTGTTGTGATACACAACAACAAGCTGTGGATGAACACTCCAATGACTGCATTCTGGATGTACGGAATAATACCAATGTAGACAATGTATTTACGAGCAACTTTACGTTTTCTCATcttatcatcgtatcaactcaacatttcatcgtttcatcaatattgtgcatgagttttttCATGTGTtctagccaaaactattttatcccatgcaaatctttttctatgaaatcaacatttacaatttgttttactttttacttGCCGTTTTCTTATCCTGATATTTTAGATACAGTCGTTGGttatatcctgatattaatgcctgacttgtagtttgacCCTTAACGATCTTAGTTGTCGAGgagccgtaaaactcaaacaaacaaacaaataaacaaacaaattatgagCAACAATTTATAAGTGTATTTTTCTAGTTGCTTGTTCTTAAGAACCTTTGCTGTTATTTCACAATAAACCGAATATTAAATCTCAATTCTTTAATAAAAGGAAACAATTCCACTAAAAAAACTCGTATATCTCTGTCATAAAAAAATCGCCATATTAAGGTTTATATAGATATTCAAATAATCACGTTGACCAATGAACTTGTTAAAAACAGATCGAACCTTTATATCACCATTACTGATTTTTTAAGGAAGATTCCTTGTCTAAATTTAGGCAAAACCATCTCCAACTCCCCTGTGCCTTTTAGTAAGAGTGTCTAGCTGCGCAAGCGTGAAAGGGCAAAATCTCCAGAGGACAAAATCATTACAACCAATCTGACAGTAGATCATCGGTAAAGATACAGATTCTTTGATCATGCAGTTATGTCGAATTCTCGTTGGCGTTTTCATTTCAATTGGGGAAAACCTCGGATCTCTGATTGCAGCAAGCGATTTTTTCCTCGGAACTGAATCACGTGAATAGGACCCATAAAATAGGAAAACAACTGGGCTTCCTTATAGgcaaataaatgaataagtaaagcaaactttaaaatatattttcaaaatgtgatttaaaaaaaaattgtttttacattaaTGAATAGAATTGAACATAGAATAAAATCTTACCATTcactacataatatatattttttttctagtaATCAATTTTCCTCGGCCAAAGTTATGATACAACAAAGTGTACAAAGTACACATTAATCTGGCATGTCAGATTGAGTCTGTATGATATTCAATGCCAACAGACATCTAAAGAAAAACGTTTCTATTTTTTCTCTAAACAACATGAACATCCGATCATGTCGGcatgatatttcattatttcagtTTAATTTGGTTTGTCTTTACTTTCTATGTGGTACTTCCGGTTTGCTGTCACGGATAAACTTCCGACTGATTTAGTTCAAAAGGACATTACTACCATAAAAAGAATGCTCCTTTTCATCTGAAGGTAATATGCAGTTCAAATAAAAATTGCCGATATCATTTCATTAAGAGCTTTACATATTACAAGTAAAACATACGGTGTATCTATTATCCattaaaatcttgaatttttaATGTATAGGATTGTGTTTCAATACAGGAAGCTATAGGGTGACAAATGCACCTTTAAAAGTGTCCACACGAGACCTTATGACTTGTATGATGTCGTTACACCTGAATGTCCATATTCATGAAGTTTAAGCAGTTATAAAAGCATCATGCAAGAAATATTCTTTAACTGGAAAGTATATCTTAGTTTTATTAAAGGCGAGCACATCCTAGTCCAGAGAAAAAATATTCGATTAAAATGAATCAGTTAATCTTTCATCATTGTCGATGCATGAGTAGGTTGTTGTTACCAAAACACAATTCTCTGCTTCCTTGAACAAATATTCTAAATGTGCATTTTTAAGTCCCTCCATAATATGTCACGAAATAGCTTTGGCGTTTTAAAGTCTATTACGGGAGTCATGGATAAAATAGCGAAATATTGCCATGTCATCCTTGACATTTTTCAAGGACACCATacacaattttatttctaatattggGGTTTCGATGTTAAGGAAGACACACGACCTTGTTTATCTAGCAGCTGAATATTTATTCAATAACAAGTAGTTATAGAGGAGAATAAAACAGTGTATTTATGGTGTAAAGTTATCATTTTCCTGAATCTTTTTCCGGATTTGTATAAATCCTATTCTGGATTTAGATTATCCTGTCTACATGGTGCAATAAATAAGGTCCATGCATTGATACGAATTATCCCAGTGTACTACACATTATCTTATCGAGGAAGCGTCAGGCGAATACAGATATAGGAAAATCATTTCTAACATTGAAGCTATTGCGTGATGAAGaatgataaaagaaaaagaacaatGCTTGACATATTTGTGTAATTAGGGTTAACAAAAGAGAATGATCCTACGGGACAATGAAAGGGATTGGTATGAATGCCATAGATATCGTGACAACGCCATATCAAGAGGCGATAAATTCA
This genomic window from Argopecten irradians isolate NY chromosome 11, Ai_NY, whole genome shotgun sequence contains:
- the LOC138335102 gene encoding uncharacterized protein — translated: METEYDYLFKYLLIGDSGVGKSCLLLRFADDVFSETYISTIGVDFKIRTVDLDNKVVRLQIWDTAGQERFKTITASFYRGSHGIMLVYDVSDMESFQNIGMWVEEAKKYGGSDATMILVGNKSDMTTKRTVTYEMGKEYADRLGIPFMETSAKQSTNVETTFLTMASELKTKLVDSRLDPIVGPTVRLRNSSPVNTKSNGPCAC